A genomic region of Miscanthus floridulus cultivar M001 chromosome 3, ASM1932011v1, whole genome shotgun sequence contains the following coding sequences:
- the LOC136545010 gene encoding uncharacterized protein isoform X1, with translation MADMVSSAIVGETVNRIMSSITGKDEEKSKQNENIERLEMAHIMMEAVLQVSDRWQITEVPLLRWRSKLKRAAQECDNTLLKCKQRALEDDETRQRMRESSFPKRIAHATKSLISSFIGTNDESSCSSSNVRRFERYANGANEFLKTVEFGGTPRRYTFFNPLIRHLLTGKSVKYQAIQDDKLYYLNIEPFSSEERGLGALMGFACQDFKDATKGFFVGCMLRLSESTDIFDVIIKCIQPVAPHFKFLAEGLSRGLIQLPTQDFTWDSPYGQSEVWVKVHNTMTEWHRPNPLCCNCNDHGHHQISSSSTSNIMANAWQLSNIFLEEVVNLLLKWHIPLSDQGTNNKSSTVVHGQSSSQTSDIPTLKLGVLVIPHESPEDIQPAAESYALEVIDGKEQGVIHTNAHLRDLGEELLPKAIEYLHQNSKPETYQMSLKSNMVLLTFAWRSQA, from the coding sequence ATGGCAGACATGGTGAGTTCTGCCATTGTCGGAGAGACAGTGAATAGAATCATGTCAAGCATTACTGGCAAGGATGAAGAGAAGTCCAAGCAAAATGAAAACATAGAAAGATTGGAGATGGCACACATCATGATGGAGGCTGTGCTCCAAGTATCCGACAGATGGCAGATCACCGAGGTGCCACTGCTACGGTGGCGGAGCAAACTTAAGCGTGCTGCTCAGGAATGTGATAATACCCTGCTAAAATGCAAGCAGCGTGCCCTAGAAGATGATGAGACAAGGCAGAGGATGAGGGAGTCCTCATTTCCCAAACGGATTGCCCATGCTACCAAGTCATTAATATCATCTTTTATTGGAACTAATGATGAGTCAAGCTGCAGCTCTTCTAATGTTCGAAGATTTGAGAGGTATGCTAATGGTGCAAATGAATTTTTAAAGACTGTTGAATTTGGTGGAACTCCACGAAGGTATACGTTCTTTAACCCTCTCATCAGACACCTTCTTACAGGAAAGTCTGTAAAGTATCAAGCAATTCAGGATGACAAGCTTTACTACTTGAACATAGAACCTTTTAGCTCTGAAGAGCGTGGTTTAGGAGCACTGATGGGTTTTGCCTGCCAAGATTTTAAGGATGCTACAAAGGGATTTTTTGTAGGATGCATGCTGCGTCTCTCTGAAAGCACAGACATATTTGATGTCATAATCAAGTGCATTCAACCAGTCGCACCTCACTTCAAGTTTTTAGCTGAAGGTCTTTCAAGGGGGCTCATTCAACTGCCTACACAGGATTTTACCTGGGATTCACCTTATGGCCAAAGTGAGGTTTGGGTAAAAGTCCACAACACAATGACAGAATGGCACCGTCCAAATCCACTCTGTTGCAATTGCAATGACCATGGGCATCATCAGATCTCTTCCTCTAGCACAAGCAACATAATGGCCAATGCATGGCAGTTGTCTAATATATTTCTAGAGGAGGTTGTCAACTTGCTTTTGAAGTGGCACATCCCATTATCTGATCAGGGCACAAACAATAAGAGCTCAACTGTTGTACATGGACAAAGTAGTTCTCAGACTTCAGATATTCCTACTCTGAAGCTAGGAGTTTTAGTCATACCCCATGAATCTCCGGAGGACATACAGCCTGCAGCTGAGAGCTATGCTTTAGAGGTGATTGATGGAAAGGAACAAGGAGTGATACACACCAATGCACACCTACGGGACTTGGGTGAGGAATTACTGCCGAAGGCCATAGAGTACCTCCATCAGAATTCTAAACCTGAGACATACCAAATGTCTTTGAAGTCTAACATGGTACTGCTCACATTTGCTTGGAGAAGTCAAGCGTAA
- the LOC136545010 gene encoding uncharacterized protein isoform X2 — protein sequence MADMVSSAIVGETVNRIMSSITGKDEEKSKQNENIERLEMAHIMMEAVLQVSDRWQITEVPLLRWRSKLKRAAQECDNTLLKCKQRALEDDETRQRMRESSFPKRIAHATKSLISSFIGTNDESSCSSSNVRRFERHLLTGKSVKYQAIQDDKLYYLNIEPFSSEERGLGALMGFACQDFKDATKGFFVGCMLRLSESTDIFDVIIKCIQPVAPHFKFLAEGLSRGLIQLPTQDFTWDSPYGQSEVWVKVHNTMTEWHRPNPLCCNCNDHGHHQISSSSTSNIMANAWQLSNIFLEEVVNLLLKWHIPLSDQGTNNKSSTVVHGQSSSQTSDIPTLKLGVLVIPHESPEDIQPAAESYALEVIDGKEQGVIHTNAHLRDLGEELLPKAIEYLHQNSKPETYQMSLKSNMVLLTFAWRSQA from the exons ATGGCAGACATGGTGAGTTCTGCCATTGTCGGAGAGACAGTGAATAGAATCATGTCAAGCATTACTGGCAAGGATGAAGAGAAGTCCAAGCAAAATGAAAACATAGAAAGATTGGAGATGGCACACATCATGATGGAGGCTGTGCTCCAAGTATCCGACAGATGGCAGATCACCGAGGTGCCACTGCTACGGTGGCGGAGCAAACTTAAGCGTGCTGCTCAGGAATGTGATAATACCCTGCTAAAATGCAAGCAGCGTGCCCTAGAAGATGATGAGACAAGGCAGAGGATGAGGGAGTCCTCATTTCCCAAACGGATTGCCCATGCTACCAAGTCATTAATATCATCTTTTATTGGAACTAATGATGAGTCAAGCTGCAGCTCTTCTAATGTTCGAAGATTTGAGAG ACACCTTCTTACAGGAAAGTCTGTAAAGTATCAAGCAATTCAGGATGACAAGCTTTACTACTTGAACATAGAACCTTTTAGCTCTGAAGAGCGTGGTTTAGGAGCACTGATGGGTTTTGCCTGCCAAGATTTTAAGGATGCTACAAAGGGATTTTTTGTAGGATGCATGCTGCGTCTCTCTGAAAGCACAGACATATTTGATGTCATAATCAAGTGCATTCAACCAGTCGCACCTCACTTCAAGTTTTTAGCTGAAGGTCTTTCAAGGGGGCTCATTCAACTGCCTACACAGGATTTTACCTGGGATTCACCTTATGGCCAAAGTGAGGTTTGGGTAAAAGTCCACAACACAATGACAGAATGGCACCGTCCAAATCCACTCTGTTGCAATTGCAATGACCATGGGCATCATCAGATCTCTTCCTCTAGCACAAGCAACATAATGGCCAATGCATGGCAGTTGTCTAATATATTTCTAGAGGAGGTTGTCAACTTGCTTTTGAAGTGGCACATCCCATTATCTGATCAGGGCACAAACAATAAGAGCTCAACTGTTGTACATGGACAAAGTAGTTCTCAGACTTCAGATATTCCTACTCTGAAGCTAGGAGTTTTAGTCATACCCCATGAATCTCCGGAGGACATACAGCCTGCAGCTGAGAGCTATGCTTTAGAGGTGATTGATGGAAAGGAACAAGGAGTGATACACACCAATGCACACCTACGGGACTTGGGTGAGGAATTACTGCCGAAGGCCATAGAGTACCTCCATCAGAATTCTAAACCTGAGACATACCAAATGTCTTTGAAGTCTAACATGGTACTGCTCACATTTGCTTGGAGAAGTCAAGCGTAA